In one Legionellales bacterium genomic region, the following are encoded:
- a CDS encoding type II toxin-antitoxin system RelB/DinJ family antitoxin, which yields MRKAVVRGMISSETKQQAEIILSALGLSTSDAINLMLKQVILQKRLPFDIALPNIPNTETALVLEKSERGEEVIKTKGIDDFLKQLDL from the coding sequence ATGAGAAAAGCCGTCGTTCGTGGAATGATTAGTTCCGAAACCAAACAACAAGCAGAAATCATTTTAAGTGCGCTGGGGCTTTCCACTTCAGACGCTATTAATCTGATGTTAAAACAAGTTATCCTGCAAAAGCGATTACCGTTTGATATTGCCTTACCAAACATTCCAAACACTGAAACCGCTTTAGTGCTAGAAAAATCTGAGCGTGGGGAAGAGGTGATTAAAACCAAAGGGATCGACGATTTTCTTAAGCAACTGGATTTATAA
- a CDS encoding type II toxin-antitoxin system RelB/DinJ family antitoxin has protein sequence MNRADTYVRARIDTETKIRASDALEAMGLSISDAIRLLMLRIADEKRMPFEVRVPNKTTLDAIEELEAGKGKPVNTVKALMDDLNADD, from the coding sequence ATGAACAGAGCAGATACCTATGTCCGCGCCAGAATAGATACCGAGACAAAAATCCGCGCCTCAGACGCATTAGAAGCTATGGGGTTATCCATCTCCGATGCTATCCGCTTATTAATGCTGCGCATTGCCGATGAAAAACGCATGCCATTTGAAGTTCGAGTCCCGAATAAAACCACGCTTGATGCTATCGAAGAATTAGAGGCAGGAAAAGGCAAGCCTGTTAACACGGTTAAAGCATTAATGGATGATCTTAATGCGGATGATTGA
- a CDS encoding type II toxin-antitoxin system YafQ family toxin: protein MRMIEHSNAFKRDYKRELKGQYSKTLSEELTEILTSLANDQPLAVRYRDHDLSGSWAGYRECHIKPDLLLIYRKSNTNLLRLARLGSHSELFR from the coding sequence ATGCGGATGATTGAGCACTCCAACGCCTTCAAACGCGATTATAAACGTGAGTTAAAAGGCCAATACAGCAAAACATTGAGTGAAGAGTTAACCGAAATACTGACATCTCTCGCAAATGATCAGCCACTTGCTGTGCGTTATCGTGATCACGATTTGAGCGGAAGTTGGGCTGGCTACCGCGAATGTCATATAAAACCGGATCTATTGCTCATTTATCGAAAGTCGAATACCAATCTTTTACGTCTTGCAAGATTAGGTTCTCACAGCGAGCTGTTTCGGTAA